In the Gemmatimonadaceae bacterium genome, one interval contains:
- the hypB gene encoding hydrogenase nickel incorporation protein HypB, translating to MHMQRIRVVREALDANNTIARANRLDFDRAGVTVVNLMSAPGAGKTTLLERTLARFEERVGDGAPRMGIIEGDVHGNLDAQRLAEFHVPVVQINTDGGFGGECHLDANMIRSALPAMPLDTIDLLMIENVGNLVCPAEFKVGEDHRVMIAAVTEGEDKPIKYPLMFRACELIIVNKVDLLPHLDVDLSRLLANIADVHPGVPCMLMSAHTGEGIDAWCQWLVSTPRPQPAMT from the coding sequence ATGCACATGCAGCGAATTCGCGTCGTCCGGGAAGCCCTCGACGCCAACAACACGATTGCCCGCGCCAACCGGCTGGACTTCGATCGGGCCGGCGTCACCGTGGTGAACTTGATGAGCGCTCCGGGAGCCGGAAAAACGACGTTGCTCGAGCGCACGCTGGCGCGGTTCGAGGAGCGCGTCGGCGACGGCGCGCCGCGCATGGGCATCATCGAGGGCGACGTCCACGGCAATCTCGACGCACAGCGCCTCGCCGAGTTCCACGTCCCGGTCGTGCAGATCAACACCGACGGCGGCTTCGGCGGAGAGTGTCATCTCGACGCCAACATGATTCGGTCCGCTTTGCCGGCGATGCCGCTCGATACCATCGACTTGCTGATGATCGAGAACGTCGGAAACCTCGTGTGTCCGGCCGAATTCAAAGTCGGCGAGGATCACCGCGTCATGATCGCCGCGGTGACCGAGGGCGAGGACAAACCGATCAAGTACCCGCTGATGTTTCGCGCGTGCGAGCTCATCATCGTCAACAAGGTGGACCTCCTGCCGCACCTCGACGTCGACCTCTCCAGGCTGCTCGCCAACATCGCCGACGTGCATCCGGGCGTTCCGTGCATGTTGATGAGCGCCCACACGGGCGAGGGCATCGACGCCTGGTGCCAATGGCTCGTGTCCACGCCGCGCCCGCAGCCGGCGATGACATGA
- a CDS encoding hydrogenase maturation protease, which produces MSESSGWEQLRGPSPTAVIVRGVCIVVGSRIRLRPSTGGDIMDVALSGRLARVESIDVTTDGEPHFIVTVDDDPGLDFGGRRYLGHRFFFRSDEIEPIGGPAARAGHTVASGDWPRARVLVAGIGNIFFGDDAFGVATARRLAGDAWPDGVVVRDFGIRGLDLAYALQEDFAAAVLIDALSRGGEAGSLHVLEPDLDADATGETLDAHVMDPVRVLRLARALGRVPPTLVIVGCEPLTIEGGEALADDLVALSPPVRAAVEPAAAVVKRIVRNLTSTELHGAKENGDVISGLGLGDSRNRRGRPDRLDDSHANPTNAPVLSHEGDVAQP; this is translated from the coding sequence ATGAGCGAATCGAGCGGGTGGGAGCAGCTACGAGGGCCGAGTCCGACCGCGGTGATCGTGCGCGGGGTATGCATCGTGGTCGGATCTCGCATCCGCCTTCGTCCGAGTACCGGCGGCGACATCATGGACGTGGCGCTGTCCGGCCGACTCGCCCGCGTCGAGTCCATCGACGTCACGACGGACGGCGAGCCGCACTTCATCGTCACGGTGGACGACGACCCAGGGCTCGATTTCGGCGGCCGTCGGTACCTCGGCCACCGCTTCTTCTTCCGCTCCGACGAAATCGAGCCCATCGGCGGACCCGCCGCGCGGGCGGGGCACACTGTGGCTTCGGGGGATTGGCCGCGCGCGCGCGTGCTCGTCGCGGGCATCGGAAACATCTTCTTCGGCGACGACGCATTCGGCGTCGCCACGGCGCGCCGCCTCGCCGGCGACGCGTGGCCCGATGGCGTAGTGGTCCGGGACTTCGGGATTCGCGGCCTCGATCTGGCGTACGCGCTTCAAGAGGACTTCGCCGCGGCGGTGTTGATCGACGCACTGTCGCGCGGCGGCGAAGCGGGTTCCCTCCACGTACTCGAGCCCGACCTCGACGCCGACGCGACCGGCGAAACGCTCGACGCTCACGTGATGGATCCGGTCCGCGTGCTGCGACTCGCGCGGGCGCTCGGCCGCGTCCCGCCGACGCTCGTCATCGTCGGCTGCGAGCCGCTCACGATCGAGGGCGGCGAGGCGCTCGCCGACGACCTGGTCGCGCTGTCACCCCCGGTGCGAGCCGCGGTCGAACCGGCGGCCGCCGTCGTAAAACGGATCGTCCGAAATCTCACCTCAACCGAGCTCCATGGAGCGAAGGAGAATGGCGATGTCATCAGCGGCCTGGGCCTGGGTGATTCTCGGAATCGTCGTGGCCGTCCTGATCGTTTGGACGATTCTCATGCAAATCCCACAAATGCGCCGGTACTTTCGCATGAAGGCGATGTAGCGCAGCCTTGA
- a CDS encoding DUF5947 family protein, with product MTVRLDDVAAQATAHSLEETLAELEGEPDSRARSLAMDAIDALMLLYGEGLARVVVAHRDGPGRVDDVLNGKDDVVTQLLAIHDLLPRSAHPPSLVQLARRRDPAEEDEKTLFRGDEHADEKCQLCSAPIPSDHRHLIDIERREIACACAACAILFDGRAAAGGRYRLAPRRYRSLDGSLLDGGLWERLELPVDVIFMFFSSTANRPVAFYPGPMGTTESSLPLPAWQEIAARSPVLETLEPDVEAVLVRRTRGARDYWIVPVDECYRLAGAMRVTWQGISGGDAMRDTVDAFFRRLNRRDENRGTQSINKSAPAEATWSTTRGKWATT from the coding sequence ATGACGGTCCGCCTCGACGACGTCGCCGCGCAGGCGACCGCCCACTCACTCGAGGAAACGCTCGCCGAGCTCGAGGGCGAGCCGGATTCGCGCGCGCGGTCGCTCGCCATGGACGCCATCGACGCGCTGATGCTGTTGTACGGCGAAGGTCTCGCCCGCGTCGTGGTCGCGCACCGCGACGGGCCGGGTCGCGTCGACGACGTCTTGAACGGGAAGGACGACGTCGTCACGCAGCTGCTGGCGATCCACGATCTCTTGCCTCGCTCGGCGCACCCGCCGTCGCTCGTGCAGCTGGCGCGGCGTCGCGACCCTGCCGAAGAGGACGAGAAGACGCTTTTCCGTGGCGACGAGCATGCCGATGAGAAATGTCAGTTGTGCTCGGCGCCGATCCCGAGCGATCATCGCCATCTGATCGACATCGAGCGACGAGAGATCGCCTGCGCCTGCGCCGCGTGCGCGATTCTGTTCGACGGACGCGCGGCCGCCGGCGGCCGATATCGCCTCGCGCCGCGACGCTATCGGTCGCTCGATGGATCGCTGCTCGACGGCGGTCTGTGGGAACGCCTCGAGCTCCCCGTCGACGTGATCTTCATGTTTTTCAGCTCGACGGCCAACCGGCCCGTCGCATTCTACCCCGGGCCGATGGGAACGACGGAATCGTCGCTGCCGCTGCCCGCGTGGCAGGAGATCGCCGCTCGGAGTCCGGTCCTCGAGACGCTGGAGCCCGACGTCGAGGCGGTGCTCGTACGGCGAACGCGCGGCGCACGCGACTACTGGATCGTGCCGGTCGACGAATGCTATCGGCTCGCCGGAGCGATGCGCGTCACGTGGCAGGGCATCTCCGGCGGCGACGCGATGCGCGACACCGTCGACGCGTTTTTCCGGCGGCTCAATCGTCGCGACGAGAATCGCGGCACGCAATCCATCAACAAGAGCGCACCCGCGGAGGCCACATGGTCGACAACGAGAGGCAAATGGGCGACAACGTGA
- the lepA gene encoding translation elongation factor 4 gives MKLDHIRNFCIVAHIDHGKSTLADRLIEATGTLQKREMKDQVLDTLDLERERGITIKLNAVRMTHTTANGEAYELNLIDTPGHVDFTYEVSRSLAACEGAILVVDASQGIQAQTLSNLFLALDAGLEIIPVLNKIDLPGAEPERRKQEVHDLIGARPEEILLVSAKEGVGIDALLEAIVARVPAPRGDPSAPLRALIFDSYYDRYRGAIASVRVVDGAIHPGMLVKFAAGSGESYEVAEVGYNQLRQVEGDSLGPGEVGYVVANVRTVRETRAGDTIIDASAPAVEPLPGYKDVHSMVFAGLYPTDTTQYETLRDALEKLQLNDASLHYLPETSTALGFGFRCGFLGLLHMEIVQERLEREFDLALVTTVPNVEYHVYHTDGTMELLESPSKLADPGIIARIEEPYVKARIMAPADYIGPIMTLGTERRGVYKNMTYLDSSRVEFDWEFPLSEIILDFFDKLKTISRGYASLDYEMLEYRESALVRLDMLINGDPVDAFSVIIHRDKAYEWGRKIADKLKELIPRQLFEVAIQAAIGNKVIARTTVKALRKDVLAKCYGGDITRKRKLLEKQKEGKKRMKQVGAVEIPQEAFLAVLQVD, from the coding sequence TTGAAGCTCGACCACATTCGCAACTTCTGTATCGTCGCGCACATCGACCACGGCAAGTCCACGCTGGCCGACCGGCTCATCGAAGCGACCGGGACGCTGCAGAAGCGTGAAATGAAGGACCAGGTGCTCGACACGCTCGACCTGGAGCGTGAACGCGGCATCACGATCAAGCTCAACGCCGTGCGGATGACGCACACCACGGCCAACGGCGAGGCGTACGAGCTCAACCTGATCGACACGCCGGGGCACGTGGACTTCACCTATGAGGTGTCCCGCTCGCTCGCCGCGTGCGAGGGGGCGATCCTCGTCGTCGACGCGTCGCAGGGAATTCAAGCGCAGACGCTGTCGAACCTGTTTCTCGCGCTGGACGCGGGACTCGAGATCATTCCGGTCCTCAACAAGATCGATCTCCCCGGCGCGGAACCGGAACGTCGCAAGCAGGAGGTGCACGACCTCATCGGCGCGAGGCCCGAAGAGATTCTCCTAGTGAGCGCGAAAGAAGGGGTCGGCATCGACGCGCTGCTCGAGGCCATCGTCGCGAGGGTCCCCGCTCCACGCGGCGACCCATCCGCCCCACTGCGCGCGCTCATCTTCGATTCGTACTACGACCGCTATCGCGGCGCGATCGCCAGCGTGCGCGTCGTGGACGGAGCGATTCACCCCGGGATGCTCGTGAAATTCGCCGCCGGCTCGGGCGAGTCGTACGAGGTCGCCGAGGTCGGATACAACCAGCTTCGCCAAGTCGAGGGCGATTCGCTCGGTCCCGGTGAAGTCGGCTACGTCGTGGCGAACGTGCGAACGGTGCGAGAGACGCGCGCCGGCGACACGATCATCGACGCGTCGGCGCCGGCGGTCGAACCGCTGCCCGGCTACAAGGACGTGCACTCGATGGTGTTCGCCGGACTCTACCCGACGGACACGACGCAGTACGAGACGCTGCGCGACGCGCTGGAGAAGCTTCAGCTCAACGACGCCTCCCTGCACTACCTGCCCGAGACTTCCACCGCACTCGGCTTCGGATTCCGCTGCGGCTTTTTAGGGCTTCTCCATATGGAGATTGTCCAGGAACGGTTGGAGCGCGAGTTCGATCTAGCCTTGGTGACGACGGTGCCGAACGTCGAGTACCACGTCTACCACACCGACGGCACGATGGAGCTGCTGGAAAGCCCGTCGAAGCTTGCGGATCCGGGAATCATCGCCCGCATCGAGGAGCCGTACGTCAAAGCGCGCATCATGGCGCCTGCCGACTACATCGGCCCCATCATGACGCTCGGCACGGAACGCCGCGGCGTCTACAAGAACATGACGTACCTCGACTCGTCGCGCGTCGAGTTCGACTGGGAGTTTCCGCTGTCGGAGATCATTCTCGACTTCTTCGACAAGCTGAAGACGATCAGCCGAGGCTATGCCAGCCTCGACTACGAGATGCTCGAGTATCGTGAGAGCGCGCTCGTCAGGCTGGACATGCTGATCAACGGCGACCCAGTGGACGCGTTCTCGGTGATCATCCACCGCGACAAGGCGTACGAGTGGGGGCGCAAGATCGCGGACAAGCTGAAAGAGCTCATCCCGCGCCAGTTGTTCGAGGTCGCGATCCAGGCGGCGATCGGCAACAAGGTCATCGCGCGCACGACGGTCAAGGCGCTGCGCAAAGACGTCCTCGCGAAATGTTACGGCGGCGACATCACGCGCAAGCGCAAGCTTCTCGAGAAGCAGAAGGAAGGAAAGAAGCGCATGAAGCAGGTCGGCGCCGTCGAGATTCCGCAGGAGGCATTCCTGGCGGTGTTGCAGGTGGATTGA
- a CDS encoding SIS domain-containing protein: MTTSAGVAEAVANTPPSEVGGDRSPIAEMLATRAALNAAFFAAESQRIAELCATMADRFVRGGRLIAVGASPAARSDARHVAVEFMHPVIVGKRALPAIGLTGLIDGAVNRLAALARQDDIVMCFGGDEGLEAALSESLALCRRRGCLTIAFESLGAEVELEPPSDDPFARQESIETLYHVLWELVHVFFEHGTTTASPENHPGGSAFLYPFLAGAPTDRAAILRDVSASVVAKARDVNALRGRMLDDRGAAILTEAARDVARRLASGGSVFAFGNGGSATDAMDLVADLRCPPRHMAGGLSPRRALDLTDDVSIVTALANDVSVDVIYARQIAALAGPEDIAVAFSTSGSSRNVIAALDEARRRGSLTVAFTGYDGGQIAHDGHAEHVINAPSQHIPRIQEAHATGYHILRTLIG, translated from the coding sequence ATGACGACTTCGGCCGGCGTCGCCGAAGCGGTGGCGAACACGCCGCCGAGCGAGGTCGGCGGCGATCGCTCGCCCATCGCCGAAATGCTGGCGACGCGGGCCGCGTTGAACGCCGCGTTCTTCGCCGCCGAGTCGCAACGGATCGCCGAGCTGTGCGCGACGATGGCCGACCGCTTCGTCCGCGGCGGCCGGCTGATCGCGGTCGGCGCATCGCCGGCTGCGCGGTCCGACGCGCGGCACGTCGCCGTCGAGTTCATGCATCCCGTCATCGTCGGCAAGCGCGCGCTGCCGGCGATTGGCTTGACTGGCCTCATCGACGGCGCCGTGAACCGCTTGGCGGCGCTCGCTCGGCAGGACGACATCGTGATGTGTTTCGGCGGCGACGAAGGGCTCGAGGCGGCGTTGTCCGAATCGCTCGCCCTCTGCCGACGTCGCGGATGCCTCACGATCGCGTTCGAATCCCTCGGCGCCGAAGTCGAGCTCGAGCCGCCGAGCGACGATCCATTCGCGCGCCAGGAAAGCATCGAGACACTGTACCATGTGCTGTGGGAGCTCGTGCACGTGTTCTTCGAGCACGGCACGACGACGGCCAGCCCTGAAAATCACCCCGGCGGCTCGGCGTTTCTCTATCCATTCCTCGCTGGCGCGCCGACCGATCGGGCGGCCATTCTGCGTGACGTTTCCGCTTCGGTCGTCGCGAAGGCGCGTGACGTCAACGCGCTCCGCGGGCGCATGCTGGATGACCGCGGCGCCGCGATTCTCACCGAGGCGGCCCGCGATGTGGCCCGTCGTCTCGCGTCCGGCGGCAGCGTGTTCGCCTTCGGGAATGGCGGCTCGGCGACCGACGCGATGGATCTCGTCGCCGATTTGCGATGCCCGCCCCGGCACATGGCGGGTGGCCTGTCGCCGCGCCGCGCGCTCGACCTCACGGACGATGTTTCCATCGTCACCGCGCTGGCGAACGACGTGAGCGTCGACGTCATCTACGCGCGGCAGATTGCCGCGCTCGCCGGCCCGGAGGACATCGCCGTCGCGTTTTCCACGAGCGGAAGCTCACGCAACGTGATCGCCGCGCTCGACGAGGCGCGCCGCCGTGGCTCTCTGACCGTCGCTTTTACCGGGTACGACGGCGGACAGATCGCGCACGACGGGCACGCCGAACATGTGATCAACGCCCCGTCGCAGCACATCCCGCGCATTCAAGAGGCGCACGCGACGGGCTACCACATTCTTCGCACGCTGATCGGGTGA
- a CDS encoding BatA and WFA domain-containing protein, translated as MSFLAPLYLALGAAVAVPLLIHLMRRRIGARIDFPAARYLLRAEKEHSRTLKIRNLLLMFLRVLTILAIAFAAARPLAEWVGAGHAPTALAIVVDNSLSSSVVVNGHPLLAEFKSMVRDVLSSATSADRMWIVTIDGNVRGGSVALLRDEIERMEAISGAGDPGLALSRAAAVVRASGLGARQIALVTDGQPTEWQNVPPLADAQIVLYVPNGPVAVNRAVTLAEARPSRWTPRGEIAARFQSTDSTTYRITLNGRTFARGTAAPNEEVTVHASPPERGWLAGTVELEPDELAADNSRPFAVWIGPAPGVTVSPGAGQFLKDAIDVLKSSSRVVDGHDIAVVSADELTTLPALIVAPNDPVHLGAANRALERMGIPWRFGLRRSGEASARGPELDGVTSTARYELAAQTGAVADTLASVGQEAWIVAGGHYVLAGSPISPDATNLPVRASFVPWLGGVLTERLVGEPGQVLASEPGKHLPRPRWADGIETADGQRTPIGDALDVPDRTGTYFLTLNARRVGALVVAPPSGESVLDRYSARDLAQRLRVNRVLVAPDAGTWASLSFRAAARRSLIEPALIVALLLLVAETLVIRRRAALRPAA; from the coding sequence GTGAGCTTTCTCGCGCCGCTGTATCTGGCTCTGGGCGCGGCGGTCGCGGTGCCCCTTCTCATCCACCTGATGCGCCGCCGCATCGGCGCCCGCATCGATTTCCCCGCCGCGCGCTATCTGCTGCGCGCCGAGAAGGAACACAGCCGCACCCTGAAAATCAGAAACCTCTTGTTGATGTTTCTGCGCGTGCTCACGATTCTCGCCATCGCGTTCGCGGCGGCGCGGCCGTTGGCTGAATGGGTCGGCGCGGGACACGCACCCACCGCGCTCGCGATCGTCGTCGACAACTCGCTCAGCTCGTCGGTCGTGGTGAACGGGCATCCGCTGCTCGCCGAATTCAAATCGATGGTGCGCGACGTGCTGTCGAGCGCAACGTCGGCGGACCGGATGTGGATCGTGACGATCGACGGAAACGTGCGCGGCGGCAGCGTCGCGCTGCTGCGCGATGAGATCGAGCGCATGGAAGCCATATCCGGCGCGGGCGATCCGGGGCTCGCGCTGTCGCGGGCGGCAGCGGTCGTGCGAGCCTCGGGGCTTGGCGCGCGACAGATCGCGCTCGTCACCGACGGCCAGCCCACCGAGTGGCAGAACGTTCCTCCCCTCGCCGACGCGCAGATCGTGCTGTATGTGCCGAACGGGCCGGTGGCGGTGAATCGCGCCGTCACGCTCGCCGAGGCGCGACCGTCACGCTGGACGCCCCGCGGAGAGATCGCCGCGCGATTTCAATCGACCGATTCGACGACGTACCGCATCACGCTCAACGGCCGAACGTTCGCTCGCGGCACCGCCGCGCCGAACGAAGAAGTCACGGTACACGCCTCGCCGCCCGAGCGCGGCTGGTTGGCGGGAACCGTCGAGCTGGAGCCGGACGAGTTGGCCGCCGACAACTCTCGGCCGTTCGCGGTCTGGATCGGTCCCGCGCCGGGCGTGACCGTCTCGCCGGGCGCGGGTCAGTTTCTCAAAGACGCGATCGACGTGCTGAAGTCGTCGTCGCGCGTCGTCGACGGACACGACATCGCCGTCGTCAGCGCCGACGAGCTCACGACGCTGCCCGCGCTCATCGTCGCGCCGAACGATCCGGTTCACCTCGGCGCGGCCAACCGCGCGCTCGAGCGAATGGGCATCCCGTGGCGTTTCGGCCTGCGTCGATCCGGCGAAGCGAGCGCTCGCGGCCCGGAGTTGGACGGGGTGACGAGCACCGCGCGCTACGAGTTGGCGGCCCAAACCGGAGCGGTCGCGGACACGCTGGCCAGCGTCGGCCAAGAGGCGTGGATCGTCGCGGGTGGACATTACGTCCTCGCCGGGTCGCCGATCTCCCCCGACGCGACCAACCTTCCCGTGCGCGCGTCGTTCGTCCCCTGGCTGGGCGGCGTGCTCACCGAGCGTCTCGTCGGTGAGCCGGGACAGGTCCTTGCTTCGGAGCCCGGCAAGCATCTGCCGCGTCCTCGATGGGCCGACGGAATCGAAACGGCCGACGGGCAGCGGACGCCGATCGGCGACGCGCTCGACGTTCCCGATCGGACGGGTACGTACTTCCTCACGCTCAACGCCCGGCGCGTCGGCGCTCTCGTCGTGGCGCCGCCGTCTGGCGAGTCGGTGCTCGACCGATATTCGGCCCGCGACCTCGCGCAGCGGCTTCGCGTGAACCGTGTGCTCGTTGCCCCCGACGCCGGAACGTGGGCCTCGCTCTCGTTCCGCGCCGCGGCGCGCCGGTCGCTCATCGAGCCTGCGCTGATCGTGGCTCTTCTTCTCCTCGTCGCAGAAACGCTCGTCATTCGGCGGCGCGCCGCGCTTCGTCCGGCGGCCTGA
- a CDS encoding ferritin-like domain-containing protein, producing MAFETLRDLYVDQIQDLYSAECQILDALPKLIDKSSHVRLRDGFQQHLEQTRQHALRLEQIARRLNEAPHGKTCRGMAGLLKEGEEFIKDDGDQDVIDAGLIAAAQRVEHYEMAAYGCARTFARALGFDEDAELLQQTLDEEGETNKKLTQIAESVVNPDAEKGIAVEREIRSEPVRERGVGGGRDRDSELRP from the coding sequence ATGGCTTTCGAAACACTGCGCGATTTGTACGTCGACCAGATTCAGGACCTCTACAGCGCCGAATGTCAGATTCTGGACGCGTTGCCGAAGCTGATCGACAAGTCTTCGCACGTGAGGCTCCGCGATGGTTTCCAGCAGCATTTGGAGCAGACTCGACAACACGCGCTGCGACTGGAGCAGATCGCTCGGCGCCTGAACGAAGCGCCGCACGGCAAGACGTGTAGAGGCATGGCGGGGCTGCTCAAGGAAGGCGAGGAGTTCATCAAAGACGACGGCGACCAAGATGTGATCGACGCGGGACTCATCGCCGCGGCGCAGCGCGTCGAGCATTACGAGATGGCGGCCTACGGTTGCGCGCGGACGTTCGCGCGAGCGCTTGGGTTCGACGAAGATGCCGAGCTTCTCCAGCAGACGCTCGATGAAGAAGGGGAGACGAACAAAAAGCTCACGCAGATCGCCGAGAGCGTTGTGAACCCCGACGCCGAGAAAGGGATCGCCGTCGAGCGCGAGATTCGGTCGGAGCCCGTCCGCGAACGCGGCGTCGGCGGTGGCCGGGATCGCGATTCGGAACTGAGACCGTAG
- a CDS encoding DUF58 domain-containing protein, with product MESTQALRADLFDPASLAALGRIEIVARWVVDGFMAGLHRSPRKGFSVEFADYRPYQAGDDLRYIDWKIAARSDRWVVRQYEEETNLRATIVLDVSRSMAWTGSPERLTKLQYAERLSAALALLLLRQRDAIGLIRFDDRIRSAVPPRARHGQWRRVIAALEEPGEGRASSAPQALEQAARLISRRGLIVLISDLLMDTTDVERAMRTLRAMGHDVTVLHILDPAERDLPAAGEALFVDPESELAVPASVADVRAAYQNTVVEVIDEWRSVLGAAGVSYEVVSTDAPFGVPLRRAFAVRQQLP from the coding sequence ATGGAGAGCACCCAGGCCCTCCGCGCAGACCTCTTCGACCCAGCCAGCCTCGCTGCCCTGGGGCGCATTGAGATTGTCGCCAGGTGGGTCGTCGACGGGTTCATGGCGGGGCTCCATCGCTCGCCGCGAAAGGGGTTCTCGGTCGAGTTCGCCGACTATCGGCCCTACCAGGCCGGCGACGACCTGCGCTACATCGACTGGAAGATCGCCGCGCGCTCCGACCGCTGGGTCGTCCGCCAGTACGAGGAAGAGACCAACCTCCGCGCCACCATCGTGCTCGACGTCAGCCGCTCGATGGCTTGGACCGGCTCGCCCGAGCGATTGACGAAACTCCAATACGCCGAGCGGCTCTCCGCCGCGCTCGCGTTGCTGTTGCTCCGTCAGCGTGACGCGATCGGTCTCATCCGCTTCGACGATCGAATCCGCAGCGCTGTGCCGCCGCGCGCGCGACACGGCCAGTGGCGCCGCGTCATCGCCGCGCTCGAGGAACCCGGCGAAGGCAGGGCGTCGAGCGCGCCACAGGCACTCGAGCAGGCGGCCCGATTGATCAGCCGCCGCGGGCTCATCGTCCTGATTTCCGATTTGCTCATGGACACGACGGACGTCGAACGGGCGATGCGCACGCTGCGCGCGATGGGCCACGACGTCACCGTCCTGCACATCCTCGACCCCGCCGAACGAGACCTTCCCGCGGCGGGCGAAGCGCTCTTCGTCGACCCCGAGAGTGAGTTGGCCGTTCCCGCCAGCGTCGCCGACGTTCGCGCCGCCTATCAGAACACGGTCGTCGAGGTCATCGACGAATGGCGGAGCGTTCTGGGTGCCGCGGGTGTCAGCTACGAGGTCGTCTCCACCGACGCCCCGTTCGGCGTTCCGCTCCGCCGCGCGTTCGCGGTCCGCCAACAGCTGCCGTGA
- a CDS encoding nickel-dependent hydrogenase large subunit: MATATREPVGTKKRNLVEMHWDPITRIVGNLGIYTKIDFENREVAECYSTSSMFRGYSVFMKGKDPRDAHFITSRICGICGDNHATCSVYAQNMAYGVKPPPLAEWIINLGEAAEYMFDHTIFQDNLVFVDYCEQMVKETNPSLLAKAEKTAAPHADIHGFRTIADIMRAFNPFTGPMYLEALQVSRTTREMICLMEGRHVHPSTLYPGGVGTVASPQVFSDYFVRLIRTLDFVKRAVPLNDDLFDFFYDALPGYEKVGLRRTLLGCWGSFQNPDVCDYDYRRMTEWGRAMYVTPGVVVDGKLVTTDLVDINLGIRILLGSSYYDDWEQETMFVTHDPLGNRVDRRHPWNQTTLPHPQKRDFDGKYSWVMSPRWHDSRTDTLLALDTGGGALARLWATALAGLVDTPFVKATGNSVRILLPKSAKFPEMEFEWKVPQWANTIERDRARIYFVAYAGALAVFFYEKAMEEVRAGRTRTFTDFDVPEEGFGCGFHEAVRGVLSHHLVIRDKKIANYHPYPPTPWNASPRDSYGTPGPYEDAVQGLPIFEENGREGFKGIDIMRTVRSFDPCLPCGVHMYVGGGKTIDLVHSPMAGLTG; this comes from the coding sequence ATGGCAACCGCGACGCGGGAACCCGTGGGCACGAAGAAGCGCAACCTGGTCGAGATGCACTGGGATCCGATCACCCGGATCGTCGGCAATCTCGGTATCTACACGAAAATAGACTTCGAGAATCGTGAAGTCGCGGAGTGCTACAGCACGTCGTCGATGTTCCGTGGCTACAGCGTGTTCATGAAGGGAAAGGATCCGCGCGACGCTCACTTCATCACGAGCCGCATCTGCGGGATCTGCGGCGATAATCACGCGACGTGCTCGGTATACGCCCAGAACATGGCCTATGGCGTCAAGCCGCCGCCGCTTGCCGAGTGGATCATCAACCTCGGCGAAGCCGCCGAGTACATGTTCGACCACACGATCTTCCAGGACAACCTGGTGTTCGTCGACTACTGCGAGCAGATGGTGAAGGAAACGAATCCGTCACTGCTCGCCAAAGCGGAAAAGACGGCGGCTCCGCACGCCGACATCCACGGGTTCCGCACGATCGCCGACATCATGCGCGCCTTCAACCCGTTTACCGGGCCGATGTACCTCGAGGCGCTCCAGGTGAGCCGCACGACGCGCGAGATGATCTGCCTCATGGAAGGCAGACACGTGCATCCGTCGACGCTGTATCCCGGCGGCGTGGGCACCGTCGCGTCGCCGCAGGTATTCAGCGACTACTTCGTGCGCCTGATTCGCACGCTGGATTTCGTGAAGCGAGCCGTGCCTCTCAACGACGATCTGTTCGACTTCTTTTACGACGCGCTGCCGGGCTACGAGAAGGTCGGCCTCCGGCGCACCCTGCTGGGATGCTGGGGCTCGTTCCAAAACCCGGACGTCTGCGACTACGACTATCGGCGAATGACCGAGTGGGGGCGGGCGATGTACGTGACGCCCGGCGTCGTCGTCGACGGCAAGCTCGTCACGACCGATCTCGTCGACATCAACCTCGGCATCCGGATTCTGCTCGGCAGCTCGTACTACGACGACTGGGAGCAGGAGACGATGTTCGTCACGCACGACCCGTTGGGAAACCGTGTGGACCGGCGGCATCCGTGGAACCAGACCACGCTGCCGCATCCGCAAAAACGCGACTTCGACGGCAAGTACAGCTGGGTGATGAGCCCGCGGTGGCACGACAGCCGGACAGACACGCTCCTCGCGCTCGATACCGGCGGCGGCGCGTTGGCGCGGCTGTGGGCGACCGCTCTCGCCGGTCTCGTCGACACGCCGTTCGTCAAGGCGACGGGGAACAGCGTGCGCATCCTACTCCCGAAGAGCGCCAAGTTCCCGGAGATGGAGTTCGAGTGGAAGGTGCCGCAGTGGGCGAACACGATCGAGCGTGATCGCGCGCGGATCTACTTCGTCGCTTACGCGGGTGCGCTCGCCGTCTTCTTCTACGAGAAGGCGATGGAGGAAGTGCGAGCCGGCCGGACGCGGACGTTCACCGACTTCGACGTACCGGAAGAAGGCTTCGGCTGCGGATTCCACGAAGCCGTGCGGGGCGTGTTGTCGCACCATCTCGTGATCCGCGACAAGAAGATCGCGAACTACCACCCGTATCCGCCCACGCCGTGGAACGCCAGCCCGCGCGACAGCTACGGCACGCCCGGGCCGTACGAAGACGCGGTGCAGGGACTGCCGATCTTCGAGGAGAACGGGCGGGAGGGCTTCAAGGGCATCGACATCATGCGCACGGTGCGAAGCTTCGATCCGTGCCTGCCGTGCGGCGTGCACATGTACGTCGGCGGCGGCAAGACGATCGATCTGGTGCACTCGCCGATGGCCGGCCTCACCGGATGA